In the Hordeum vulgare subsp. vulgare chromosome 7H, MorexV3_pseudomolecules_assembly, whole genome shotgun sequence genome, one interval contains:
- the LOC123410250 gene encoding histone H3.3, whose product MARTKQTARKSTGGKAPRKQLATKAARKSAPTTGGVKKPHRYRPGTVALREIRKYQKSTELLIRKLPFQRLVREIAQDFKTDLRFQSHAVLALQEAAEAYLVGLFEDTNLCAIHAKRVTIMPKDIQLARRIRGERA is encoded by the exons ATGGCCCGTACCAAGCAGACCGCCCGCAAGTCCACCGGCGGCAAGGCGCCCCGCAAGCAGCTCGCCACCAAG GCCGCGAGGAAGTCCGCCCCGACCACCGGCGGCGTGAAGAAGCCGCACAGGTACAGGCCCGGCACCGTGGCGCTCCGCGAGATCCGAAAGTACCAGAAGAGCACGGAGCTGCTGATCCGCAAGCTGCCCTTCCAGCGCCTGGTCCGCGAGATCGCGCAGGACTTCAAGACGGACCTCCGCTTCCAGTCCCACGCCGTGCTCGCCCTCCAGGAGGCCGCCGAGGCGTACCTCGTGGGGCTCTTCGAGGACACCAACCTCTGCGCCATCCACGCCAAGCGCGTCACCATCATGCCCAAGGACATCCAGCTCGCCCGCCGCATCCGCGGGGAGCGCGCCTAG